The genomic stretch TTCCAGACCTCGGGCAATACTGCCGTGCTGGTGTACGCCCCTTACGGTGCGGTGGCGGTAAAGAACAACGCGATCCAGTTCGGAGCGATCTACGCCGATGCGATCGAAATCAAGAACAACCAGAGCTTGACCTACGACGCTCGCATCGAGCGCACAGTGGGGTTTGGGCCGGTGACGCTCGAGATCGTCAAGTGGCTGGAGATCTGAGGCTCGCACACCCACGGGCGCGCGCGCGGTAGCCTGACGCCGACCTACAGGGGGACTGTTTGGACGTCGTCAGTATTGCGTTGATCGGCATCCTCGGGCTGGCGCTCGGGAGCTTCGCCAACGTCGTTGTGTACCGCGTCCCGCGCAGGGAATCGGTCGTGGCGCCTCGGTCTCGGTGTCCGTCGTGCGCTACGACGCTGGCGTGGTGGGAGAACGTCCCCGTCGTCTCGTGGGTGCTGCTGCGCGCGCGCTGTCGGACCTGCCGCGCGCCGATCTCGTGGCGCTATCCAGCGGTGGAGCTGTTGACCGGCGGCCTGTTCGTTCTTACCGCCGCGCGCCTCGACCGGGCATCGGACCTCGTTGCCTACCTGCCGCTGGTTTGGGTGCTGATCGTGTTGTCGTTCATCGATCTGGAGCACAAGCTGCTCCCGAACCGCATCGTGTACCCATCGATTGGGATCGGGGTAGCGCTGTTTGGGATCGCGGCCGCAGTCGGGCCGGGACTCGGCGCTTGGGTTCGCGCTCTGGGGGCCGGCGGAGCGGCTTTCGGTTTGCTTCTTGGGCTCGCGCTCGCCTACCCGGCAGGGATGGGCATGGGAGACGTCAAGCTCGTCGCCCTTCTCGGGATGAGCTTGGGGTACCTTCCAGACGGGTGGGGAAGGCTGTTCGTCGGCCTCATGCTGGCCTTCACGGCGGGCGCCGTCGGCGGAATCGCCCTGATCGTCTTGCGCCGAGGAGGGATGAAGAGCCAGGTGCCCTTTGGTCCCTATCTGGCGGCTGGGACGCTGGCCGGGATCCTCTGGGGTGGCGCTTTGCTGGACATCTGGCTCCGCCGCTGACGCTCTGAGCTGCCGCCGCGCTCAAGCCGGACAAAACCTAGCCAAAACTGCTCAACTTCGTTCCTCTTGGGGCCGATTCCAGTTATTGACACCCATAGTGGTGTAGATATAGATTCGCACACTAGCGTTACTGTTGTGACTGATGTTAAGGATTGTTTCGGGGACAGTGAGTCGGTCCGCGCGGCGGGGGGAGAATAGTCGGATGGTCAAACGGAGCTCGTACGCGGGGGATCGGCTCCTGACGGTCGATGAGGTCGCCCTGCTGATGCGCGTGTCGAACATGACGGTCTATCGCCTGATCAAGAGTGGCTCCTTGTCGGCGTTGCGCGTCGGCAAGAACTACCGAATTCGAAACGTGGACGTCGAGCGCTATCTCGCCGAGCGGACCGTCATCGTTCAAGAGGGCTGATCGGTGGCGCGATCGACGATCGGCCTGGACATCGGCACCAGTGCGGTGCGAGCCGCGCAAGTCAAGGGCAAGGATCCTGCGACCTTGGTGGGGTATGCCCAGTTGCCTCTTCCCCCCGGGTCGATGCGCGGCGGCGAGATCGTGGATTCGGATGCAGTGGCCGGCGTGATTCGGGATCTGTGGCGGCGTGGCGAATTCCGTGGGAAAAAGGTTGCGGTCGCAGTTGCGAACCCGAGCGTCGTCGTTCGGGAAGTCGACGTCCCGCGCATGGATGAGTCTGATCTGCACGGGGCATTGCGCTATCAAGTACAGGACTACATTCCGATAGCGATTGAGGAAGCGCTGCTCGACTTCCTTCCGCTGGATGAGTTCGTGAATGCGGACGGCGTGGAGATGATGCGTGTCCTCGCGGTCGCGGCGCATCGCAACATGGTGAGTGATTTCGTCGGCGTGCTTGCTCGCGCAGGGCTTGAGCCCACTGCGATTGATCTCGGGCCTCTTGCGGCAGCGCGCGCCCTTACCGATGCCGTGCCCGCGGTGCTCTCCGACCACGAGTGCGAGGCGATCGTGGATATTGGTGCCGGAGTTACCGGCCTGGTTGTTCACGAGCGAGGGACTCCGCAGTTCGTTCGCATCCTCGCCGAGGGCGGCGCCGACCTGACCGACGAGTTGGCTGCGGCGCTGGGTGTATCGGTAGAGGACGCCGAGATGCGCAAGATGGCTTCGGAAGCAGCCCCCCAAGGGGCTCCGGTCGAACCGGGAACACCGGCGGCCATCGAGCGGCGCGTCCGAGCGTTCATCGATGATGTGCGGCTGTCGTTGGAGTACTACGCGTCCGAGCGGGATCGTGCGCCGGTGCGGCGGGTGTTGCTGACCGGCGGCGGGGCGCTTCTGGCCGGCCTGCAAGGCCGTCTTTCCGGTGCTTTGGGTGTCCCGGTCGAGAGAGGCGACGCTCTCGGCCGCGTGAAGGTCGCCGACCTGGGGCTTGGACCCGAGCAACTCGAACAGGTGTCCGCGGTGGGCGCGGTCGCGATCGGGCTGGCGCTGGAGCCCTGATGGCTGCGCGCCGAATCAACCTACTTCCGCCGGAGCTTGCGGAGCGCAGGCGCAGCCGGCAGCGCGTTGCCGGCACGGCCGTCGCCGCTCTTGCGTTGGTCGCCGCCCTCGGCGTCGTCTACGGAGCGCAGGAGATCCGTCTTCACGGAGAGCGCAGCAAGCTAAATGCACAGCGCGCGCGCAACGCGGCGCTGCGCGGCGACCTGGCCGACCTGGCGGAGTTCGATCGGCTGCAGAGCGAACTTCAACGCAAGACCGGGTTGCTGGACGACCTGACCCAGCGAGAGATTCGTTGGAGCGTGTTGCTGGCCGATGTCAGCCTGGTGATTCCTTCGGACGTCTGGTTGACCAGTCTCACGGGATCCGTCTCCGGATCGGCGGTGGCCGGAGATCCACTGGGCACCATTCAGATGAACGGCACGACGTTCTCGCACATCGACGTTGCGAAGTGGCTGGTGCGGCTGGCCGACGTAGAGGAGTTCACCTTCCCGTATCTGACCTTGTCGAGCAAGGGAACCCAGGAGGACACTCCCGTGGTCAACTTCAACTCGAGCGTTCAGATCTCGGACGGCGCGCTTCGCGGCAACCAGCCCGGCGCTAGGAGGCAACTGTGACGTCGCGACGTCAGCTTGCGGTTGTCGCCGGCGTTGCCGTGCTGGTGACGCTGGCGTTCTTCGTCCTCTTGCTCAACCCGAAGCTCGGCCAGATCTCCGCCGCGCGCGACGACACCGTGACGGCAGAGCAAGAGGAAGCGCAACTCCGTCTCGATCTGAAGCGACTCCAAGGCGTCCGTGAACGGGCTCCGACGGTGATCGCGCAGTTGGCCAAGGTTTCGCAGTTCCTTCCGTCGACCCCGGACCTGCCCGGCTTCATCCGGCTTCTGCAGCAGGCCGCGACCGAATCCGGAGTGGATTTGCAGTCGATCGCGCCGAGTCCACCGCAGACGCTCGAGAACGCGACAGGAATTCAGCGCATTTCGGTGATGGTGGTGGTTGAAGGCGCCTTCCGCCGGATCGAGGACTACATGGCAAGGGTTGAGAATCTTTCCCGCGTCGTAACGGTCGATGCGCTGTCGCTGAACCCGGCGCAGAGTGAACTGAGCCGGACGATCGTTCTGCAGGGGTCCTTGACGATGCAGATGTACGTCGTTTCCCCGACGGCGCGCCTCGGCGCGGCTGCGCCGGTGGCGGCGCCGAGCCAGGGGACCCAGAAATGAGTGCGAATCGTAAAGCGGCAATCGGCGCAGGCGTGGCGGTCCTGGTCGCAGTCGCGGCGCTGGCGGCAACAAGGCTGGGTGGCGACGCCGGGCCGCAGGCCTTAGAGCCGATCCGGGCTCCGCGCGCGGTCTTGGCCGTGCCGTCGGCCTCGGCCTCTCCGCAGGTTTCCGCATCGCCGGTGCCGCGCACCGCAGAAGCATTTGAGGGCAAGGATCCGTTCCAGCCTCTGGTGGAGCCGACGGCTGCTGCGGGGACGTCCTCTCCGACGCCCGGGCCGACTGCGGTGTCGACCTCGCAGACGCAATCGCGTCGGGTGACTCTGCTGGACATCTTCTCGGATCACGACGAACTGGTGGCGACGGTTCGAGTGGCGGATGCCGAGTACTCGGTGGCCGCCGGGGAGACTTTTGCGGACAACTTCAAACTTCTGTCGCTAACGTCGCGCTGCGGGACCTTCGTGTTTGGTGACGAGCGATTCACGCTGTGCATAGGTCAAGAAGCGCGTAAGTAAAGTTGAACGGATTCGCCGCAGCCCACAGGGGGAGATGCGGCGGCCAGGGGCCCTGAGCAAGCCCCGGGAGAGGCGGTTCCGCGGAGGAGCCGCCTTCTTCTTTTGTGGTGCGAGCCCGCGGTAGCCGCGGCGCCGGCGCCGGTATGATGCCCGCATGTTGCGTCTTTACACAGCCGGTGAGTCCCACGGTCCTGCCTTGACCGCCTTTCTGGACGGAATGGTGGCAGGAGTCGACGTGTCGGAGGATGAGATCAGAGTCGAGCTTGCGCGCCGGCGTCACGGCGCCGGGCGTGGCACCCGCATGAACCTCGAGGAGGATCGTCTGGAGGTCCTCGGCGGCGTGCGCCACGGCCGGACGATGGGGTCTCCGGTTGTGATCGTTGTTCGAAACACCG from Actinomycetota bacterium encodes the following:
- a CDS encoding prepilin peptidase, translated to MDVVSIALIGILGLALGSFANVVVYRVPRRESVVAPRSRCPSCATTLAWWENVPVVSWVLLRARCRTCRAPISWRYPAVELLTGGLFVLTAARLDRASDLVAYLPLVWVLIVLSFIDLEHKLLPNRIVYPSIGIGVALFGIAAAVGPGLGAWVRALGAGGAAFGLLLGLALAYPAGMGMGDVKLVALLGMSLGYLPDGWGRLFVGLMLAFTAGAVGGIALIVLRRGGMKSQVPFGPYLAAGTLAGILWGGALLDIWLRR
- a CDS encoding helix-turn-helix domain-containing protein encodes the protein MVKRSSYAGDRLLTVDEVALLMRVSNMTVYRLIKSGSLSALRVGKNYRIRNVDVERYLAERTVIVQEG
- the pilM gene encoding type IV pilus assembly protein PilM, encoding MARSTIGLDIGTSAVRAAQVKGKDPATLVGYAQLPLPPGSMRGGEIVDSDAVAGVIRDLWRRGEFRGKKVAVAVANPSVVVREVDVPRMDESDLHGALRYQVQDYIPIAIEEALLDFLPLDEFVNADGVEMMRVLAVAAHRNMVSDFVGVLARAGLEPTAIDLGPLAAARALTDAVPAVLSDHECEAIVDIGAGVTGLVVHERGTPQFVRILAEGGADLTDELAAALGVSVEDAEMRKMASEAAPQGAPVEPGTPAAIERRVRAFIDDVRLSLEYYASERDRAPVRRVLLTGGGALLAGLQGRLSGALGVPVERGDALGRVKVADLGLGPEQLEQVSAVGAVAIGLALEP
- a CDS encoding PilN domain-containing protein; amino-acid sequence: MAARRINLLPPELAERRRSRQRVAGTAVAALALVAALGVVYGAQEIRLHGERSKLNAQRARNAALRGDLADLAEFDRLQSELQRKTGLLDDLTQREIRWSVLLADVSLVIPSDVWLTSLTGSVSGSAVAGDPLGTIQMNGTTFSHIDVAKWLVRLADVEEFTFPYLTLSSKGTQEDTPVVNFNSSVQISDGALRGNQPGARRQL
- the pilO gene encoding type 4a pilus biogenesis protein PilO, producing the protein MTSRRQLAVVAGVAVLVTLAFFVLLLNPKLGQISAARDDTVTAEQEEAQLRLDLKRLQGVRERAPTVIAQLAKVSQFLPSTPDLPGFIRLLQQAATESGVDLQSIAPSPPQTLENATGIQRISVMVVVEGAFRRIEDYMARVENLSRVVTVDALSLNPAQSELSRTIVLQGSLTMQMYVVSPTARLGAAAPVAAPSQGTQK